A window of the Physeter macrocephalus isolate SW-GA chromosome 7, ASM283717v5, whole genome shotgun sequence genome harbors these coding sequences:
- the LOC102984858 gene encoding mitochondrial import inner membrane translocase subunit Tim8 A-like, with protein MDPSSSSSAAGLGSVDRQLQHFMEVETQKQRFQQLVRQMTELCWEKCAKDKPGPKLDGPAEACFVNCIERFSDTSQFILNRLEQTQKSKPVFSESLSD; from the coding sequence ATGGAtccctcctcatcttcctccgCAGCAGGTTTGGGCTCGGTTGACCGGCAGCTGCAGCATTTCATGGAGGTAGAGACTCAGAAGCAGCGCTTCCAGCAGCTGGTTCGCCAGATGACGGAACTTTGTTGGGAAAAGTGCGCAAAGGACAAGCCTGGGCCAAAGTTGGACGGTCCGGCTGAGGCCTGTTTTGTGAACTGCATTGAGCGCTTCAGTGACACGAGCCAATTCATCTTGAATCGACTGGAACAGACCCAGAAATCCAAGCCAGTCTTCTCAGAAAGCCTCTCTGACTGA